In one Natronosalvus amylolyticus genomic region, the following are encoded:
- a CDS encoding sacsin N-terminal ATP-binding-like domain-containing protein, whose product MSSTHASIEDIQKTHLGTYRSNPDRIESDAGTERQDRADYDGRFIFELLQNAVDEMGNTPDPDVRFELSENALLVANNGAAFTIDDLYALTLTTRTTKAGDTSIGHKGRGFTSVLGITDRPAVFSPSVAARFDREQTAEILSAEPDIREAFPDGLAASDVPVLGLPNEATPSSAVQNLLDEGYTTVFEFPLRDPENLCERIERKLRALGENTVALLPELNRIQIDCSGWERTWRVDRETISDYPDASLVHLTRETTTPGRTEQDTQSFVVFETDEIDRTAIIEQSNLSKVEVDTMGKLSVGVGFIAEPTCKNPSTNPADWRLAPVYGETDDQPPHMHVFLPTKERSPIPALITGTFQSDTSRRNLTLDHNDERGYDGQFNAALFAELGGLLAETVVPFIDVSATTPAEFLATLDPSLGGAREWSFTPGSVEHCLFETFTERISTVPFVPPHRGEAPRTITELGLPHTAAETDGLGTAFAELLNHEHVTDGAESKYLPAADLLTYHTTNTLEALGATRLPPEAIPRSLDEASANPPLREYSTDQPTEQAESNESGDAEGDTENAARLWIDPILVHLVEVRKTLESDDERDAFDAACRSTQLFPTGTSTDANETRVAVRTRTCDQSLFLPPEEDVARDSLPTLAFLARELYHGTDPNAAPELRKAALPTGFRSELESIWRIESFSFERVFDAAIRPWIPGPNSRDVDTAPLETTETLATIRKLAAVRSPENDRDPTKPLLYRSSRRSFFDLSKLPIPAVPLNGGKIEWQPAHRVYVPQDWQEPLDRPNNAQIEPLLTDVNEQSDTDRFDPWFLPPLKWFDLEASDTAEIEEWVAFFRWLGVAEHVRPLPLFAPDASTRHRYRKTKGFQQPPRSAIAPADDLAASDETTTPVDPRYSGLSDDEWATYREHLLDNVDPELDVKDHGYLYQINPLEYAEEILSAAAADESVGTRLLNHLATWWDTELRRHQHGLAAEFTNNRWRGSNRSYFFRSKERRAAGVNLWVWQLQQHDWVPTSQGTVAPPRAWLLPSSDRERFSLQLDGNRSLLPFVKGFHPTDTGTDTTDAFTSALGIGTQLEQEQFSPDDVECVLLRVHDHLQNASVEPGRFAGEVELIYTRVAELLPGLQAERIADPEWRPEQTGLDTASILCRDGDSYEFYPASESYFVRSHTDRQRYRNLGLPHIVLFKPEAARFGTLLSATDTAAVVTKMPCPGDDIGIPANVNGTTIDEGWIETVLVALLLRLRSDRPSAAAVDQDTSNTRRFYQQLEIVDGLELELTTTEPAAQFETDTRPQPYHITRGDGGTKSAVLIDGSLPDREFVDAVARAYTDYLDIPQYYEGVYNLIEHAFGESSPEATLLDRLRILGNGMHDGQFDVARSQLFEDEGGTEIVYEESEKTDRDTSNQSDTSISVERDLNTTEQADSGSASRSNRVPDVEKLTRIGESRIYEPESPRTTSVNTTDQTKTVQRQRNSSGSGATPASQEYRTKIDDFGMALTIESEGDRLRQNDEPNPETKVWDVSTPETYGEAKGDSEIKEPVNAKGDPDLVKQAIDNFLTEAGLSEDENPFATDWPGFDVLTIATGEDDEPRIDRCIELKTSGLKTRKPSLSWNEWKAAGSTLADRYYLYVARNIRVGKSGDATLLEIPRPFETLTKHRRERREREVQLDLRSFDLDDDLIIERPVEWDE is encoded by the coding sequence ATGTCGTCCACTCATGCGTCGATAGAGGACATCCAAAAGACGCATCTCGGCACTTATCGGAGTAACCCGGATCGGATCGAATCTGATGCGGGGACCGAGCGTCAAGACCGAGCGGATTACGATGGTCGCTTTATTTTCGAACTACTCCAGAACGCCGTCGACGAGATGGGGAATACGCCTGACCCGGACGTTCGGTTTGAACTCTCCGAAAACGCGCTCCTCGTGGCGAACAACGGTGCCGCGTTTACCATCGACGATCTCTACGCACTCACCTTGACCACGCGGACGACGAAAGCAGGCGATACTTCGATCGGGCACAAAGGCCGGGGCTTCACCTCGGTTTTAGGGATCACCGACCGACCCGCCGTCTTCTCGCCATCGGTTGCCGCACGGTTTGACAGAGAACAAACAGCGGAGATTCTCAGTGCAGAGCCTGATATCCGGGAGGCGTTTCCGGACGGGCTCGCTGCATCCGATGTCCCTGTGCTGGGACTACCGAATGAGGCCACTCCATCCTCAGCGGTGCAAAACCTCCTCGACGAGGGGTATACGACTGTCTTCGAGTTCCCCCTCCGCGATCCGGAAAACCTGTGCGAGAGGATCGAACGGAAACTACGTGCGCTTGGCGAAAACACGGTCGCGCTCTTGCCGGAGTTGAATCGCATTCAAATTGACTGTTCAGGGTGGGAGCGAACGTGGCGTGTTGACCGCGAAACTATCAGCGATTATCCAGACGCGTCACTCGTACACTTGACGCGAGAGACGACCACTCCCGGAAGAACAGAGCAAGATACGCAGTCGTTCGTTGTTTTCGAAACCGATGAAATCGATCGAACCGCTATCATTGAGCAATCGAACTTGAGCAAAGTCGAAGTCGACACGATGGGGAAACTCTCAGTCGGTGTAGGCTTCATCGCGGAGCCTACTTGTAAGAACCCTTCAACGAATCCCGCGGATTGGCGATTGGCTCCTGTTTACGGCGAAACAGATGACCAACCACCGCACATGCACGTCTTCCTCCCGACGAAGGAACGGAGTCCGATCCCCGCGCTCATCACTGGGACGTTTCAATCAGATACCTCACGTCGTAACCTTACACTCGACCACAACGACGAGCGAGGGTACGATGGCCAGTTCAACGCCGCCCTGTTCGCCGAACTCGGCGGACTCCTCGCGGAAACAGTCGTTCCTTTCATCGATGTGTCGGCGACGACACCAGCAGAGTTCCTCGCAACACTGGATCCCTCCCTCGGCGGCGCGCGTGAGTGGTCGTTCACACCCGGGTCCGTTGAACACTGTCTGTTCGAGACGTTCACGGAACGAATCTCTACCGTCCCGTTTGTCCCTCCACACCGTGGTGAGGCGCCCCGAACAATTACAGAACTCGGCCTTCCTCATACGGCCGCGGAGACCGACGGGCTGGGGACAGCGTTCGCCGAACTCCTTAACCACGAACACGTTACAGATGGTGCCGAGTCCAAATACCTCCCGGCAGCCGATCTCTTAACGTATCACACGACCAATACACTCGAAGCACTCGGTGCAACGCGGTTGCCACCTGAAGCAATTCCACGAAGCCTCGATGAAGCCAGTGCGAACCCGCCGCTCCGCGAGTACAGCACCGACCAACCGACGGAGCAAGCAGAGTCAAATGAGTCCGGTGATGCGGAAGGAGACACCGAGAACGCTGCACGCCTCTGGATTGACCCGATCCTCGTCCACCTCGTCGAAGTCCGCAAGACCCTGGAGTCTGACGATGAGCGCGACGCGTTCGACGCCGCCTGCCGATCCACACAACTGTTCCCAACCGGAACCAGTACCGACGCAAACGAGACACGAGTAGCGGTCCGAACACGAACCTGCGATCAGTCGTTATTCCTGCCGCCCGAGGAAGACGTTGCACGCGACAGCTTGCCGACGCTCGCGTTCCTCGCACGCGAACTTTACCACGGGACCGATCCCAACGCCGCACCGGAACTCCGGAAAGCGGCTCTGCCGACTGGTTTCCGTTCCGAACTGGAGAGTATTTGGCGAATCGAATCCTTCTCATTCGAGCGCGTGTTCGACGCGGCGATCCGTCCGTGGATCCCCGGACCGAACTCACGGGACGTCGATACTGCGCCTCTCGAAACGACTGAGACGCTGGCAACGATCCGGAAGTTGGCAGCAGTCAGATCACCCGAGAACGACCGTGATCCGACGAAACCACTCCTGTATCGCTCTTCACGGCGCTCATTTTTCGACCTCTCGAAACTCCCGATCCCTGCCGTCCCGCTGAACGGAGGTAAAATCGAGTGGCAACCCGCACACCGCGTCTACGTCCCACAGGACTGGCAAGAGCCACTGGACAGACCTAACAACGCTCAGATCGAACCGCTACTCACCGACGTCAACGAACAGAGCGACACAGACAGGTTCGACCCGTGGTTCCTTCCCCCGCTGAAGTGGTTCGACCTCGAAGCGTCGGACACCGCGGAAATCGAGGAGTGGGTAGCGTTCTTCCGATGGCTCGGTGTCGCCGAACACGTCCGTCCGCTCCCGCTTTTCGCGCCGGACGCATCGACACGGCATCGGTACCGGAAAACGAAAGGCTTCCAGCAACCGCCGCGATCAGCGATCGCCCCAGCAGACGACCTCGCCGCGTCAGACGAGACAACAACCCCCGTCGACCCACGCTACAGCGGCCTCTCCGACGACGAATGGGCAACGTATCGAGAACACCTCCTGGACAACGTTGACCCGGAACTGGACGTAAAGGACCACGGCTATCTCTACCAAATAAACCCGCTCGAATACGCCGAGGAAATTCTCTCGGCCGCAGCGGCTGACGAGTCTGTTGGGACACGCCTCCTGAATCACCTCGCAACGTGGTGGGACACGGAACTCAGACGACACCAGCATGGCTTGGCCGCAGAGTTCACCAATAACCGGTGGCGCGGCTCGAACCGGTCGTACTTCTTCCGCTCAAAGGAACGACGGGCCGCAGGAGTGAACCTCTGGGTGTGGCAACTACAACAACACGACTGGGTCCCGACGAGTCAGGGGACGGTAGCACCACCGCGTGCGTGGCTCCTTCCGTCGAGCGACCGCGAGCGATTCAGTCTGCAACTCGACGGCAACAGGTCCCTACTCCCCTTCGTGAAAGGGTTCCATCCGACCGACACTGGGACAGACACAACCGACGCGTTCACCTCAGCACTGGGCATCGGAACGCAGCTCGAACAAGAACAGTTCTCCCCTGACGACGTCGAGTGTGTACTCTTACGCGTCCACGATCATCTGCAGAACGCCTCAGTCGAACCGGGCCGCTTCGCAGGCGAGGTAGAACTCATCTACACACGAGTTGCAGAACTTCTTCCAGGACTCCAAGCTGAACGCATTGCTGATCCGGAGTGGCGCCCTGAACAAACAGGACTCGACACAGCTTCGATCCTTTGCCGAGACGGCGACTCGTACGAGTTCTACCCAGCATCAGAGTCGTACTTCGTCAGGTCACACACCGACCGCCAGCGATACAGGAACCTGGGCCTGCCACACATTGTCCTCTTCAAGCCTGAAGCCGCGCGCTTCGGAACGCTCCTGAGCGCTACAGACACGGCGGCTGTGGTTACCAAGATGCCTTGCCCAGGCGACGACATCGGGATCCCTGCGAACGTGAACGGGACCACGATCGACGAGGGGTGGATTGAAACGGTTCTCGTTGCGCTTCTCTTGCGCCTCCGGTCAGACCGGCCTTCCGCAGCCGCAGTCGACCAAGACACAAGCAACACACGACGCTTCTACCAGCAACTCGAGATCGTCGACGGACTCGAATTGGAACTGACAACGACAGAACCGGCAGCACAGTTCGAGACTGACACGCGTCCACAACCGTACCACATTACCCGGGGAGATGGAGGGACAAAATCTGCGGTCCTGATCGACGGATCACTACCCGACAGGGAATTCGTCGATGCGGTCGCCCGGGCTTACACGGATTATCTCGACATCCCGCAGTACTACGAAGGAGTGTACAACCTCATCGAGCACGCGTTCGGAGAGTCGTCGCCAGAAGCAACCCTACTCGACCGGCTTCGCATACTCGGGAACGGTATGCACGACGGCCAGTTCGATGTTGCTCGAAGTCAACTCTTCGAAGACGAAGGAGGAACGGAAATCGTGTACGAGGAGTCCGAGAAGACAGACCGTGATACGTCGAACCAGTCGGACACGTCCATCAGCGTGGAGCGCGACTTGAATACGACTGAGCAAGCCGACTCGGGGTCTGCGAGTAGATCGAACCGCGTACCCGATGTAGAGAAACTCACCCGAATCGGCGAGAGCAGAATCTACGAACCCGAGTCGCCGCGGACGACATCTGTGAATACCACCGACCAGACGAAGACCGTACAACGACAGAGGAATAGTTCTGGGTCGGGCGCAACACCTGCCTCGCAAGAGTATCGAACCAAAATCGATGACTTCGGAATGGCGCTCACAATTGAGTCCGAGGGCGATCGCCTTCGACAGAACGACGAGCCAAACCCCGAGACAAAAGTCTGGGACGTGAGTACACCGGAAACGTACGGAGAAGCGAAGGGGGACTCTGAAATCAAGGAACCAGTCAACGCGAAAGGAGACCCTGATCTCGTCAAACAGGCGATCGACAACTTCCTCACGGAAGCTGGGCTCTCCGAGGACGAAAACCCGTTCGCCACCGACTGGCCAGGCTTTGACGTACTGACCATCGCAACCGGAGAGGATGACGAACCCAGAATCGACCGGTGTATCGAGCTTAAAACGTCGGGGCTCAAGACGCGCAAACCCTCACTCTCATGGAACGAGTGGAAAGCCGCCGGAAGCACACTCGCAGACCGTTACTACCTCTACGTGGCCCGCAACATCCGCGTAGGGAAAAGCGGCGATGCAACGCTGCTGGAGATCCCGCGACCATTCGAGACACTGACTAAACACCGACGCGAACGCCGCGAGCGTGAAGTCCAACTCGACCTCCGAAGCTTCGACCTTGACGACGACCTGATCATCGAGCGTCCCGTCGAATGGGACGAGTAG
- a CDS encoding helix-turn-helix domain-containing protein: MPESAPAFEDVNERAKEDWKRDTSPFDRVRSVMRTAYEPMSAATVAENALTSEQTARKHLRSLVEHGYVAETASPDSTGTLYQRSTDSLALEQARRILDETDTETLSTRVLEMREELREFGDRFGANSPDDAVRSQSNIDTETLLEWRTTRRNLAFAEVALALSAVENPTGAAEKV; this comes from the coding sequence ATGCCAGAATCTGCCCCAGCGTTCGAGGATGTGAACGAGCGCGCCAAAGAGGACTGGAAACGTGATACCAGCCCGTTCGACCGTGTGCGGTCAGTGATGCGCACGGCGTACGAGCCCATGAGCGCGGCGACCGTTGCCGAAAACGCCCTTACGTCGGAGCAGACTGCCCGCAAGCATCTTCGCTCGCTTGTCGAACACGGCTACGTGGCAGAGACCGCGTCACCAGACTCGACGGGGACGCTGTATCAGCGGTCCACGGACTCGCTCGCCCTCGAACAGGCTCGACGTATCCTCGACGAGACGGACACCGAGACGCTCTCGACACGCGTTCTGGAGATGCGCGAGGAGCTTCGAGAGTTCGGCGACCGGTTCGGCGCTAACTCGCCCGATGACGCCGTCCGATCCCAATCGAATATCGACACAGAGACGCTCCTGGAGTGGCGAACGACGCGGCGGAACCTCGCATTCGCTGAGGTGGCGCTCGCGCTCAGCGCGGTCGAAAACCCCACTGGTGCCGCAGAAAAAGTCTGA
- a CDS encoding NERD domain-containing protein — translation MEFLPTTADTDAAGADAELEAWERLKQAFDGSENGVAYHQYPIVDKGGDKFDHEPDIVILHQELGLLVIEVKGYTNRHIDRIEGHTWHLRNMRYSRSTPHQQARNQALFLRRFFTSEPALSDLDGCRVPANTFVALPNITRAEWEDRGFNGPAAPRTLLSDDLTPVALRDALENVRTFDPLTDEEYEAARDVLSCGQSISGGRTDPPANPTLKGELYERVTNGLRGLDQQQQEIGMLVPPGPQQIRGIAGSGKTVLLAMKAARTHQRHPEMDIAITFQTKSLYEQLTTLVERFYQRFANDQPNWEKLSVLHAWGGQESGNGIYYNLATAANRKPRTWHGASNAFPDREDVFDACCEELLDEADVPQLYDAIFIDEAQDFGSNFFNLCLEALDENQRLVWAYDEAQSLSNLTAPSPTNIFGTTDDGEPVLDLRGSYARGVQKSHIMRQAYRSPRSVLMAGHALGMGLKSTDGPIQTITRGDGWDALGYDVEGDFREIGQEATIRRPSENSPHPLHDVPEAKPFVQTKSFPTKMAELNWVAKQINQDIETGLQPEQILVIVPGSRHRDIGHVLLRNQLEQHGHDVNCVWLDDPKVFATDGAVTVSGIHRAKGNEAASVYLVGLENIQDPEYRDSAVHRRNEAFVGITRSRTWCTVTGVESEGVTILEEAKRVSAAVSRPNPEITFEIPDPKKLDHELEEDPNLETPELFDFTD, via the coding sequence ATGGAATTTCTCCCGACGACTGCGGATACGGACGCCGCTGGAGCTGACGCAGAGTTGGAGGCGTGGGAACGACTCAAACAAGCCTTCGACGGTAGCGAAAACGGTGTCGCGTACCACCAGTATCCGATCGTCGACAAAGGGGGAGATAAGTTCGATCACGAGCCAGATATCGTAATTTTGCATCAGGAACTCGGACTGCTCGTTATTGAAGTGAAAGGCTATACGAACCGTCATATCGACCGTATCGAAGGCCATACGTGGCACCTGCGGAATATGCGTTACTCGCGGTCTACACCACACCAACAGGCTCGGAATCAAGCGCTGTTCTTGCGTCGATTCTTCACGAGTGAACCGGCACTGTCCGATCTTGATGGGTGTCGCGTTCCGGCGAATACGTTCGTCGCACTCCCGAATATCACGAGAGCAGAATGGGAAGACCGTGGGTTCAACGGCCCGGCTGCACCGCGAACGCTCCTAAGTGACGATTTGACGCCTGTTGCGTTACGCGACGCGCTCGAAAACGTTCGGACGTTCGACCCTCTTACTGATGAGGAGTACGAAGCCGCACGCGACGTCCTCAGTTGCGGCCAATCGATCAGCGGTGGTCGAACTGACCCACCCGCGAACCCGACGTTGAAAGGCGAACTGTATGAACGTGTGACCAACGGGCTTCGCGGACTCGACCAGCAACAACAAGAAATCGGGATGCTCGTCCCACCAGGGCCACAGCAGATCCGCGGCATCGCCGGGTCAGGAAAGACCGTTCTGCTAGCGATGAAAGCCGCACGGACGCACCAAAGACACCCTGAAATGGATATTGCGATTACCTTCCAGACAAAGAGCCTGTACGAACAACTGACAACGCTCGTTGAACGGTTCTACCAGCGCTTCGCCAACGACCAACCCAACTGGGAGAAACTCTCCGTCCTTCACGCGTGGGGCGGTCAAGAATCCGGTAACGGGATCTACTATAATCTTGCAACAGCAGCTAACCGAAAGCCTCGAACGTGGCATGGGGCATCCAACGCGTTCCCGGATCGAGAAGACGTGTTCGACGCATGCTGCGAAGAACTGCTCGACGAAGCGGACGTTCCACAGCTCTACGATGCAATCTTTATCGATGAAGCACAGGATTTTGGATCGAATTTCTTCAATCTCTGTCTCGAAGCACTCGACGAGAACCAGCGGCTTGTCTGGGCATACGATGAAGCACAGAGTCTCTCTAACCTGACCGCACCGAGTCCAACCAATATTTTCGGCACTACTGATGACGGCGAGCCGGTTCTTGATTTGCGAGGCTCGTACGCCCGTGGTGTCCAGAAAAGCCATATTATGCGACAGGCCTACCGCTCACCTAGATCAGTGTTGATGGCCGGTCACGCCCTCGGTATGGGTCTCAAATCGACTGACGGACCGATCCAGACGATTACGAGAGGTGACGGCTGGGACGCTCTCGGGTACGACGTCGAGGGTGACTTCAGAGAGATCGGTCAAGAGGCAACGATTCGTAGACCAAGTGAGAACTCCCCACACCCGTTACATGATGTCCCAGAAGCCAAGCCATTCGTCCAGACAAAATCATTCCCGACAAAAATGGCAGAGCTGAACTGGGTTGCAAAGCAGATCAACCAGGATATCGAGACCGGATTGCAACCAGAACAGATACTGGTAATTGTGCCTGGCTCTCGACACCGAGATATCGGCCACGTTCTCCTTCGAAACCAGCTCGAACAACACGGTCACGACGTGAACTGCGTCTGGCTTGACGATCCGAAGGTGTTCGCTACGGATGGCGCAGTCACCGTATCCGGAATCCATCGAGCAAAGGGCAACGAAGCAGCTTCTGTGTACCTCGTAGGACTTGAGAACATCCAAGACCCGGAATACCGAGACAGCGCCGTCCACCGTCGCAACGAGGCTTTCGTTGGCATCACCCGATCGCGCACCTGGTGTACAGTTACCGGCGTCGAAAGCGAAGGCGTCACTATACTGGAAGAAGCAAAACGCGTCTCTGCAGCCGTCTCACGCCCCAACCCCGAAATCACGTTCGAAATCCCCGACCCCAAGAAATTAGATCACGAACTAGAAGAGGACCCAAACCTTGAAACTCCAGAGCTATTTGATTTTACTGACTAA
- a CDS encoding DUF7389 domain-containing protein, whose protein sequence is MSPNVTEMENGNISVRIKSRRGTGTRDEDEVIVQAVYSDLDEAENESHRLNQLLEKRMQDARTVKNAEEQDNDSDITSPEPSEPEVSKVYLGNGSRLGGWIPVPKQIVFNKIAPLVSKNSVENSEIPGIKINFSKDVPTSGWTEVDADVISNEIEPLVRNYRLDKD, encoded by the coding sequence ATGTCTCCGAACGTGACTGAGATGGAAAACGGCAACATATCTGTCCGGATCAAATCACGGAGAGGAACCGGTACCCGGGATGAAGATGAGGTCATTGTACAAGCCGTATACAGCGATCTCGACGAAGCCGAGAACGAATCTCATCGGCTAAATCAGTTATTGGAAAAACGAATGCAAGATGCACGGACTGTAAAAAACGCTGAAGAACAAGACAATGATTCAGATATTACCAGTCCAGAGCCAAGTGAACCCGAAGTTTCAAAGGTTTATCTCGGAAACGGTTCTCGATTAGGTGGTTGGATTCCCGTCCCGAAACAAATCGTCTTTAACAAAATTGCTCCGCTTGTCTCCAAAAACAGCGTAGAGAACAGCGAAATTCCCGGTATCAAAATAAATTTCAGTAAAGACGTGCCAACTAGCGGCTGGACCGAAGTTGATGCCGACGTCATTTCAAACGAAATTGAACCGCTTGTTCGGAACTATCGCTTGGATAAGGACTGA
- a CDS encoding HNH endonuclease, with product MPPELQREPEHRLPLGMTVIDSDAGYDRYIVVGHPDETCGEFPVSGTGKTVADFNEAYDEETSVIQVVAKEALDGNVDDWTRISLADLQSEATAAGLKVYSYPSERLKSTFSHVPNRVETHRDLICYQYARLTHLASTIDHPDQFKGWLLWTKYNELTSGEITMSSALKENQYQLKENLGYCTYCNRESETTFDHIIPRDAGGADDISNMVPACKSCNSSKSNKNIIDWHQEHGFPIDRVVVGKYLKLKWNECEEADLLNQEIPISLRNRWEGLEIARRIDQALTMHPDR from the coding sequence ATGCCCCCTGAGCTGCAACGCGAACCGGAACATCGGCTCCCGCTGGGAATGACTGTAATTGATTCTGATGCTGGGTATGATCGTTATATTGTGGTGGGTCACCCTGACGAGACTTGTGGTGAATTTCCAGTTTCAGGTACAGGCAAGACTGTTGCAGATTTCAACGAGGCTTACGATGAGGAAACCTCAGTTATTCAAGTGGTTGCGAAGGAGGCGCTTGATGGGAACGTGGATGATTGGACAAGGATTTCATTGGCGGATCTTCAATCGGAAGCAACTGCTGCTGGATTGAAAGTATATTCGTACCCTTCCGAGCGATTGAAGTCCACGTTTTCACATGTGCCAAATCGAGTAGAGACGCACCGTGATCTCATCTGTTACCAGTATGCTCGACTCACGCATCTAGCTTCAACAATTGATCATCCAGACCAATTCAAAGGCTGGTTGCTGTGGACCAAATACAATGAGCTAACTAGTGGTGAGATCACGATGTCGTCGGCACTCAAAGAGAACCAGTACCAATTGAAGGAAAATCTTGGCTACTGCACGTACTGTAACCGAGAATCTGAAACTACGTTCGATCACATCATTCCACGTGACGCTGGAGGGGCTGATGACATTAGCAACATGGTCCCTGCATGTAAGTCATGCAACTCCAGTAAGAGTAATAAGAATATCATAGATTGGCATCAGGAACATGGGTTTCCAATCGATCGTGTCGTCGTTGGGAAATACTTAAAACTCAAATGGAATGAATGTGAGGAAGCCGATTTACTGAACCAAGAAATCCCCATTTCACTCCGTAACCGGTGGGAAGGACTTGAAATTGCACGCAGAATTGATCAAGCACTCACGATGCATCCCGACAGGTAA
- a CDS encoding HNH endonuclease, whose amino-acid sequence MTNVLPLSKTHHVAFDRDLFTIDRDYRLHVNPSFETQSELLQRTIIEQDGERVALPDESLKPEYLAQHNAALAWV is encoded by the coding sequence TTGACGAACGTGCTCCCGCTGAGTAAGACGCATCACGTTGCGTTCGACCGTGACCTGTTCACGATCGATCGGGACTACCGACTGCACGTGAACCCGTCGTTCGAGACGCAAAGCGAGTTGCTGCAGCGAACGATTATCGAGCAAGATGGTGAACGAGTCGCGCTTCCGGATGAGAGCCTGAAACCGGAGTACCTTGCGCAGCATAATGCGGCGCTCGCGTGGGTGTAG
- a CDS encoding HNH endonuclease gives MPPDRLRSIVPMFGGATNYVDTLDAILEFVDDYNPTTNEFVGWHRGSFANVSSRDSIMRRVSYLQQVGLLESDGDHWYLATAGHKYIQDQTTETLLRIMCDRNVGLRSLLYALSAAPMTIKEISDQQLNTHPELGWSSGETDMAKQRANWLRSMGLVKKEGNFFDITSEGRQFVQGAVEDCADSDWTPATDGAEASAGTYVTTIHSRVVDPEFRATVISRHDRMCPISGVDHPGLLDVAHVLSWSEYPEYRADLTNVLALSKTHHAAFDRGLFTIDQDYRLHVNPAFETQSELLQRTIIEQDGERVALLKESLNPEYLAQHNAALAWV, from the coding sequence ATGCCACCAGACCGCCTCCGCAGCATCGTCCCAATGTTCGGCGGGGCGACAAACTATGTCGACACCTTGGACGCAATCCTCGAGTTTGTCGACGATTATAATCCGACAACTAACGAATTCGTCGGCTGGCACCGCGGGTCGTTTGCGAACGTTTCGAGCAGGGATTCGATCATGCGCCGAGTCAGTTATCTCCAGCAGGTTGGCTTGCTCGAATCTGACGGTGACCACTGGTATCTCGCAACTGCCGGCCACAAGTACATCCAGGATCAAACCACAGAGACGCTACTGCGCATCATGTGCGACCGAAACGTTGGCCTTCGAAGCCTTCTCTATGCGCTCTCTGCGGCACCGATGACGATCAAAGAGATCAGCGACCAGCAGTTGAATACGCATCCTGAACTCGGTTGGAGCTCTGGCGAGACGGATATGGCGAAACAACGGGCGAACTGGCTCCGGAGTATGGGCCTCGTCAAGAAAGAAGGCAACTTCTTCGATATCACCAGTGAAGGGCGACAGTTCGTCCAGGGCGCTGTTGAGGATTGTGCTGATTCAGATTGGACGCCGGCAACGGACGGTGCTGAGGCGAGTGCTGGGACGTACGTGACAACGATTCATTCTCGCGTGGTTGATCCTGAGTTCCGGGCGACGGTGATTTCGCGTCATGACCGGATGTGCCCGATCTCGGGTGTTGATCACCCTGGGCTACTGGACGTGGCGCACGTGTTATCGTGGAGTGAGTACCCGGAGTATCGTGCGGATTTGACGAACGTGCTGGCGTTGAGTAAGACACATCACGCTGCGTTCGATCGTGGACTCTTCACTATCGACCAGGACTACCGGTTGCACGTGAATCCGGCGTTCGAGACGCAAAGCGAGTTGCTGCAGCGAACGATTATTGAGCAAGATGGTGAGCGAGTTGCGCTTCTCAAAGAGAGTCTGAACCCGGAGTACCTCGCACAACATAACGCGGCACTCGCGTGGGTGTAG